The Cohnella abietis genome has a segment encoding these proteins:
- a CDS encoding DeoR/GlpR family DNA-binding transcription regulator — protein sequence MSISSEERKRVIMDHLKLQGQVKVPELSFRLTVSEETIRRDLLLLEKEGLVKRVYGGAVLTKPSNYEPPYLQRQKVRMEEKERIGRVAADLIESGDTIAIDVGTTTLELAKAIVGRERLTILTNSLAVAYHLMESLNSGRFTGKIIVIGGELNPEQQSISGSLGENLMSQFRVDKAFLSVGGVSLKRGVSDYDLGETAMSRRMVEAANQTIVLADDSKLDKEAFLEIIPLRKVHTLVCNAAPPRDWVQLIKSEHLNWIEAK from the coding sequence TCGGAAGAACGCAAACGAGTCATCATGGATCACTTGAAGCTGCAAGGGCAAGTCAAGGTGCCCGAATTATCGTTTCGTTTGACCGTCTCGGAAGAAACCATACGTCGAGATCTTCTCTTATTGGAAAAGGAAGGGTTAGTTAAACGTGTATATGGTGGAGCTGTACTTACGAAGCCGTCTAATTACGAGCCTCCCTATTTGCAACGACAGAAGGTAAGGATGGAGGAGAAGGAGCGAATTGGACGAGTGGCGGCTGATCTCATCGAATCGGGTGATACGATTGCTATTGATGTAGGTACGACGACTTTAGAGCTAGCTAAAGCGATCGTTGGTCGAGAGCGGCTTACCATTTTAACCAATTCTCTTGCTGTTGCTTATCATTTAATGGAATCTCTGAATAGCGGTCGCTTCACTGGCAAGATTATCGTCATTGGAGGGGAATTGAACCCCGAGCAGCAATCCATTTCTGGTAGCCTCGGCGAGAACTTAATGTCACAATTCCGGGTCGACAAAGCCTTCTTGTCCGTTGGAGGGGTTTCCTTAAAGCGGGGAGTTAGCGATTACGATCTAGGCGAGACAGCCATGTCCCGGCGGATGGTGGAGGCAGCCAATCAAACCATTGTGCTGGCGGATGATTCCAAGCTGGACAAGGAAGCATTCCTAGAAATTATCCCCCTTCGCAAAGTGCATACCCTCGTTTGCAATGCTGCACCTCCAAGGGATTGGGTACAACTGATCAAATCCGAGCATCTAAATTGGATAGAAGCAAAATGA